A section of the Trichomycterus rosablanca isolate fTriRos1 chromosome 6, fTriRos1.hap1, whole genome shotgun sequence genome encodes:
- the sp3b gene encoding transcription factor Sp3, giving the protein MIKNQENKKIERTSELSPPLIKLSCSEFNDPITFLFYPLSRYDWYVKLNRSKLSTTAPDQAAQRQQQDDMAALDADGQRALMQRGTGALNQEQPATNLTSIQLTGSSDRWEVLTPVSTGKQNSGVVQLSSGGLVGTNGQYVLPLQTVSGQTQSVFVTAGTDGTSANGVQYQVIPQLQGTDAASLGYATHAADGASLDSNIAILPDGMQGLSSATNTSDLQSLLAQTGQLQQISSVSLTGGGFGGQGQVVANMPVGLPGNITFVPLNSLTNADLESLGLAGAQTIATGITADGQLIMAGDNNAHTASNANTFVPTTLASFATSLPETIDGTGVLTQATAVSAGQQDPSFLQQNHVPTSVPASVPTTTEPMVQLVPAPTADGAAQTLQNVQLLNAGTFLIQAQTVSPTGQIQWQTFQVQGVQNLQNLQLSSVGGVAQPQITIAPMQTLSLGQSGSNVHAGHIPNLQTVTVNSVAQYQQEENTENSSGIRIKEEPDSDDWPLSRDSTLNTSDLSHLRAQMLEEDPEGMGQAGKRLRRVACTCPNCKEAGGRGSGMGKKKQHICHIPGCGKVYGKTSHLRAHLRWHSGERPFVCSWSFCGKRFTRSDELQRHRRTHTGEKKFVCSLCSKRFMRSDHLAKHIKTHMNKKGLNTAPVAEQMEANAPSDSIITGGGTTLILTNVQQSGTQELLSNSDLPLQLVTVSTNEVME; this is encoded by the exons ATGATCAAAAATCAAGAGAAT aaaaaaatcgaGCGAACCTCCGAGCTCAGCCCGCCTTTGATTAAACTATCATGTTCCGAGTTCAATGATCCGATAACCTTCTTATTTTACCCGCTTTCGCGCTATGACTGGTACGTAAAACTTAACAGATCGAAGCTCAGCACGACCG CTCCGGATCAGGCAGCGCAGCGGCAGCAGCAGGACGACATGGCTGCTCTGGACGCGGACGGTCAGAGGGCGTTAATGCAGCGCGGCACCGGAGCACTAAATCAGGAGCAG ccGGCAACAAACCTGACGTCCATCCAGCTCACAGGCTCGTCCGACCGCTGGGAAGTGCTTACCCCGGTTTCAACGGGTAAACAAAACTCGGGTGTAGTGCAGTTATCCAGTGGGGGACTTGTTGGCACCAATGGGCAGTATGTGCTGCCACTGCAGACTGTGTCAGGCCAGACCCAGTCTGTTTTTGTCACTGCCGGGACAGATGGTACCAGTGCCAACGGAGTCCAGTATCAGGTCATCCCACAGCTCCAGGGCACAGATGCGGCATCACTAGGTTATGCCACACACGCTGCAGACGGAGCCTCACTGGATTCGAACATTGCCATACTGCCTGATGGCATGCAGGGCCTTTCCTCAGCCACCAACACCAGTGATCTTCAGAGTTTGCTGGCCCAGACTGGACAGTTGCAGCAGATCTCCAGCGTCTCATTGACTGGAGGTGGGTTCGGAGGCCAGGGCCAGGTGGTGgcaaacatgccagtaggtttACCTGGAAACATCACATTTGTGCCTCTTAACAGCCTGACAAATGCTGACCTGGAATCTCTAGGGCTGGCTGGCGCTCAGACCATTGCCACAGGTATCACAGCTGATGGGCAGCTCATCATGGCTGGCGACAACAATGCCCACACTGCTAGCAATGCCAACACCTTTGTGCCAACAACCTTAGCTTCCTTTGCCACGTCGCTCCCCGAGACGATAGACGGCACGGGGGTTCTGACTCAAGCCACAGCTGTTTCGGCCGGCCAACAGGACCCGTCTTTTTTGCAGCAGAACCATGTTCCTACGTCTGTGCCAGCCTCTGTGCCCACAACCACCGAGCCTATGGTTCAACTGGTGCCTGCACCAACAgctgatggtgctgcacagactCTGCAGAATGTGCAGTTACTAAACGCTGGCACCTTCCTCATCCAGGCACAAACTGTCTCACCTACAGGTCAAATCCAGTGGCAGACCTTTCAGGTCCAGGGTGTACAGAACCTGCAAAACTTGCAACTGTCCAGTGTCGGTGGGGTCGCGCAGCCACAGATCACTATTGCCCCCATGCAGACACTGTCGCTCGGGCAGTCAGGTTCCAACGTGCACGCTGGACACATCCCCAACCTCCAGACGGTCACAGTCAACTCAGTCGCACAGTATCAGCAAGAAGAGAACACAGAAAATTCCTCAG GCATTCGTATCAAGGAGGAACCAGACTCTGATGACTGGCCGCTGAGCAGAGACTCCACCTTGAACACCAGCGACCTGTCACACCTTCGGGCGCAAATGCTAGAGGAAGACCCTGAGGGTATGGGACAGGCTGGCAAGAGGCTACGTCGTGTGGCTTGCACATGTCCCAACTGCAAAGAGGCTGGCGGAAG aGGCTCAGGTATGGGCAAGAAGAAGCAGCATATTTGTCACATCCCCGGCTGTGGAAAGGTGTACGGGAAAACATCTCACCTACGCGCTCACCTGCGCTGGCACTCGGGTGAGAGGCCTTTCGTCTGCTCGTGGAGCTTCTGCGGCAAGAGATTCACACGCAGCGATGAGCTGCAGCGCCATCGCAGAACACACACAG gggAGAAGAAGTTTGTGTGTTCTCTGTGCTCGAAGCGCTTTATGCGCAGTGACCATTTGGCCAAACACATTAAAACTCATATGAATAAAAAAGGGCTAAACACTGCCCCTGTGGCAGAGCAGATGGAGGCCAACGCCCCCTCGGACAGCATCATCACAGGGGGCGGGACCACGCTCATCTTGACCAATGTGCAGCAGTCTGGCACCCAGGAGCTCCTGTCAAACTCTGACCTCCCACTTCAGCTGGTCACTGTGTCTACCAATGAGGTCATGGAGTGA